A genomic region of Roseateles amylovorans contains the following coding sequences:
- the rpoH gene encoding RNA polymerase sigma factor RpoH: protein MSNSHALKISNPWSLVPSLGNLDAYISAVHRLPMLTLEEEQDYAKRLRAQGDVEAAGRLVLSHLRLVVSISRQYLGYGLPQGDLIQEGNVGLMKAVKRFDPDQGVRLVSYAMHWIKAEIHEYILKNWRMVKVATTKAQRKLFFNLRSMKHSLKEGSDHQQRASLTESEIDLVAQQLNVKREEVLEMETRLSGGDIALEPQGDDDSETFAPIAYLADDSQEPTRVLDARSRDRLATDGLNQALEVLDPRSRRIVEERWLKVNDDSSGGMTLHELASEYGVSAERIRQIEVAAMKKMRKAMVGDATPAAKPAAAKKAAKDVAVTA, encoded by the coding sequence ATGTCCAACAGCCATGCATTGAAGATCAGCAATCCCTGGTCCCTGGTGCCATCGCTGGGGAACCTGGATGCCTACATCTCGGCCGTCCATCGCTTGCCGATGCTGACGCTCGAGGAGGAACAGGATTACGCCAAGCGCCTGCGCGCGCAGGGCGATGTCGAAGCGGCCGGTCGGCTGGTGCTCTCGCACCTGCGTCTGGTGGTGTCGATCTCCCGGCAATACCTGGGTTACGGCCTGCCGCAGGGCGACCTGATCCAGGAAGGCAATGTCGGCCTGATGAAGGCGGTCAAGCGCTTTGATCCGGACCAAGGCGTGCGCCTGGTCAGCTACGCCATGCACTGGATCAAGGCCGAGATCCACGAGTACATCCTGAAGAACTGGCGCATGGTCAAGGTCGCGACGACCAAGGCGCAGCGCAAGCTGTTCTTCAACCTGCGCTCGATGAAGCACAGCCTGAAGGAAGGCTCGGACCACCAGCAACGCGCCTCGCTGACCGAAAGCGAGATCGATCTGGTCGCCCAGCAGCTGAACGTCAAGCGCGAGGAAGTGCTGGAGATGGAAACCCGTCTCTCCGGTGGCGACATCGCGCTGGAGCCGCAAGGCGACGACGATTCCGAAACCTTCGCCCCGATCGCCTACCTGGCGGACGACTCGCAGGAGCCCACCCGGGTGCTGGATGCCCGTTCGCGGGACCGTCTGGCCACCGACGGCCTGAACCAGGCGCTGGAGGTGCTGGATCCGCGCAGCCGTCGCATCGTCGAAGAGCGCTGGCTCAAGGTGAACGATGACAGTTCCGGCGGCATGACGCTGCATGAGCTGGCCTCGGAGTACGGCGTCTCGGCTGAACGGATTCGCCAGATCGAAGTCGCCGCGATGAAGAAGATGCGCAAGGCCATGGTCGGCGATGCCACGCCGGCCGCCAAGCCGGCAGCGGCCAAGAAGGCGGCCAAGGACGTCGCGGTCACCGCCTGA